CGAAAAATGAAAAAAATACTGATATGGGGGGCAGCGCTTTGCTGTTTCATTAACGGATGCACCAATAGCAAGCAGGTAACGGAAGTACAAGGTGATCTTGCCATGGGATTCATGAATCCCCCGGATGAAGCAAAACCCCGGGTATTCTGGTGGTGGCTGGAAGGCTATCAAACGAAGGAAGGTGTTTTAGCAGACCTTGTTGCCATGAAAGAAGCAGGCATCAAAGGTGCGATCATTTTCGATGCAGGTTCTTCTTCTTACAATAAAATGGAAAAAACAGAAAGCGGTCCCGTATTCCTGGGGCCGGAGTGGAAAGCGCTGTTCCATTATGCCTGTGATGTGGCAGACAGTCTGAACCTGGAGATCAGCCTGAATATTGGCAGCGGCTGGAATGATGGCGGGCCATGGGTTACGCCGGAGCTGGCATCCAAGAAACTCGTATGGAGCGATACCATGATCCAGGGTCCGCGGAAATTAAACATGCAGCTGCCCATGCCGGCTAAGCTGGATAAAGCAGGTTATTATAAACCCATTGCAATACTGGCCGTTAAACTGAATGAGAACAGCGAGCAGATCAAGCCACTGGAAAACATGAATATCAAAGCGGTGCACAGTATCTATTCTATTCCGATGACGAAGAACGGATTGGGATACGACTGGAACCTCTTCATGAAAGAAGAAGCTTCTCCGCCACATGAAGCCAATGCAACTTTGGATAATGTGATAGATGTAAGTAGTTATGTAGATGCACAAGGCAATATCAACTGGGATGTACCAGCTGGTAATTACCAGATCATGCGGTTTGGGTACAGTGGTACCGGTATTGAAGTATCCACCCACAGCCCCGGTGGTGGTGGCCTCGCTATTGATTACATGAGCAAAGAAGCCATGGATGTGCAGTACGATAAGGTGGTCACTTCGTTGATCAAAGGTCATAAGAACGCCAGCCTTAAATACCTGCATGACGATAGCTGGGAACTCGGCGCCTCCAACTGGACACCTGCTTTTGTAGACGCTTTCCAAAAACAGAATGGCTATGATATCAAAAAGTACCTTCCTATATTAACCGGAAAGATCATTGAAAGCAGGGATGTTTCCAATCGTTTCCTCTATGATTTCAGAAGAACGATTGCGGATGTGATCTGGGAAAATCACTATAAACGATTTGATGAACTGGCGAAGAAGGATGGCTTGGCGCTGCACTCAGAAAGTGGCGGCCCGCATCCTGCACCCATCGATGCATTGAAGAATCTTGGCCTGAATGCGATCCCGATGGGAGAGTTCTGGATCAGGGCGAAAACACATAGGGTGGAGGACTTCCGCCGCATCTTTATCAAACAACCTGCTGCAGCTGCACACATCTATGGAAAACGTTTTGTGCAGGCAGAAGGCCCTACGAGCATTGGCCCACATTGGGAAGAGGATTTCGCATTTATGAAACCCACTTTAGACAGGGCTTATTGCGAAGGACTCAACAGGCTGGTGATCCATACCTTCACCCATTCTCCTAAAAAAGCAGGTATACCGGGTAATGAATATTTTGCCGGTACCCACTTCAATCAGAATGTAACCTGGTGGAAACAGGCGCCCGCCTTCCTGAAATGGAACAGCCGGGTATCTTACATGCTTTCCCGTGGACTGTTTGTTGGAGATGTATGTTATTACTACGGCGATAATGTTCCTAACCAGGTGCCCCTGAAACATATTCATCCTGAACTGGGTGAAGGATATGATTATGATGTATGTAATACAGAAGTGATCCTTACCCGCATGAAAGTAGCAGATGGAAAGATCGTACTGCCGGATGGCATGCGTTATGAAGTACTGGCTTTGCCGGATTGGAAAGTAGTGAATGTAGATGTGATGGTGAAGCTGGCGCAACTGGTGAAAGACGGTGCCACGATCGTTGGTCCGAAACCACTGACTACAGTAGGTTTAAAAGACAGGGCAGCAGGAGAACAAAAGGTGAAAGAATTATCCGCAGCATTGTGGGGTGATATTAATGGTACCACTATTACAGAACATACTTACGGAAAGGGAAAAGTGGTATTTGGTAAAACCATCCGCCAGGTATTGCAGGATAAAGGCAAGGGACCGGATTTTGCATACCAGAGCCGCAAACCCGGTGCATTGATCGATTACATTCACCGTACCACGCCGGATGCAGAGATCTATTATGTAGTGAACAGGAATGAACGTCCTGAATATATCCATACTACTTTCCGCGTAGATGGTAAAGTACCGGAGTTATGGAACCCGGATAAAGGCACCATCGTTCCGCAAACGGTATATGCTACCAAAGGTAAAACAGTAGAACTGCCTTTGTTCTTAGATCCCTTCGGCTCTGTGTTTGTGGTATTCCGGAAAAACAGTACAGGTGATCATTCCAGTATTCCTGCATTGCCGATGGATACTTTTGATGTAGCGCCATCCCTGGGCACACCTGAGAATGTAGCCGTTACTGGTCCCTGGACAGTGAACTTTGCGAAGGAATGGGGTGGCCCGGAAAGCACCGTATTCAATCAACTGATCTCCTGGACGGATCATACAGATCCGGGAATTAAATATTATTCCGGTACAGCAGTGTATCATCAGACATTTACGGTAAGTGCAGCACAATTACAGAAGAAGGTTTTCCTGGACCTGGGAGAAATGTACAACCTCGCGGAAGTGATCATCAATGGAAAACATACCGGCGTTTGGTGGACGCATCCATTCCGGGGAGATATTTCTGCTTATGTGAAAGAGGGGCAGAACACACTGGAATTAAAGGTAGTGAACCTCTGGCCCAACAGGATCATTGGTGATAATTACCTGCCTGCGGACAAGCGGTTCACTAAAACGAATGTGAAGAAGTTTGATAAGGATTATCCCTTAAGGAAATCCGGTTTGATCGGCCCTGTGCGGTTGCAGTTTTATGCGCGTTAGACTAGTTTGATCTTACGTTCAGAAATATAAGGCACTATTTCATAAGGCATATCATGTTTGGTCATCCCCAATTCTTTTGGGGATGGCCCGACAAATGAAGTGCTCGAGCCTTTAAGATAAAAGTTGCCACGGTGATCTATCTCCGCGATAGTATAGATAGGATCTTTGTAAGGCACCGTGTATTTTATCATTGGATATTTTTCATCCACCTCTTTAGCGTACCGTATCCGCACATAATCATCTCCCAGCCATTGGTAGGACATGCTGTTGATCTGCACATAAAAGATACCATTGATCTCATTCACATAATCCAGGTGATGGTGACCGCTGAACACCAGTTGTACTTTCTTTGCACGTTCTAAGATCAATCTTATCTGTGTGGCATTTTCTATGCCGCCCATATCATTATCCAAACCCTGGTGGCAGCAAACAATCACAGGCAGGGTAGTGGTTGCAAGATCTTTCTCCAGCCAGTCCTGCTGCTCAATACCAATGTAGCGGGCATAGCCCGGAGGCCTGTCCTTAGAGGGATTTTTTTCATTCCCGTTCAATATCACAAAATGATAACCGTTCTGATCAAATGAATAGTAGGCGCCGTTTGCTTTCCAGTAAGCGATCACCTGTTCATGGGTGAACCCGCCATCATTATCATGGTTGCCTATTACATGATATTTAGGGCCGGGGAAGCTGTTCCATATATTCATGAAAGGAAGGTTCTTTTCATAAGGGCGGCAGAAATCTCCCAGCTGGATAATGAAATCCACCTGCTGTGATTTCATGTCATCTATAAAGGTTTTCAAACGCGCTTCCCCATCGTGCATAATATCCTGGTGCACATCCGTGCAGATGCCAAACCTGATCTTCGTTTTACGGTTTGCTGGCGCTGGCATAGCGGCCAGTTGATTGAGCGGAGTAAGCGCAAGGCTTCCCAATGCAATACTTTGCAGGAAGTTCCGCCTGTTTTGATGCTGCATACAAACAAATAGTTTAAAAGGATTGTATAAATATACTAAACTATTGTTTACAAATTCTTAAAATCTTTTTATCTATATAAAAGGTGCCGAAAGGAATGATGCAGGCCAGTAAGACCTTCCAGGTAGTATGTTTGAACTGCCATCCCTGTTCTACGCCTACGCTCAGGGTATTAAAGATAAACAGCAGGAACAGGGCGCCATGGATAGTGCCCATGATACTGGTGGCAACGGGGTAATGAAAGATATATTTCAAAGGCATGGCCACAAAAAGCAGCAGTAAAAGGGATATACCTTCCAGGAATCCGATGATCCGCAATCTTCCGATATTGGTTTTAAGCAGTTGGTTCATGATTAGAATGATCTGAAATATGGTCTGTGAGAAAAGGGTGAAAATGGCCAGGGGATAGCAATAAGGATGATGAATAAGGCGATGGAGAACCAGAAAAGCATGGTGCGGAATTTCTGTTTGCTGAAAGGTTTCCGTTTGGATAGGCCGGAGCCAATGGTAATCAGCACAATGGCAATGATCATCAGGCTGATGTGGATGATGCTGAAGAAGCTGAGTTCCATGCTTTGCAGGGTGTCTTTCAATGGTGCTCCTGTGAATGGGCTTTTAAAATATAATACGAACCCAAGCACCAGTTGAATATGTGCAATAGTAGCCGTCCAGTGACGGATGGAATTATCCGTTCGGGTAAATGGTTTATTTCCTGTATACCCCTTCCAGGCGCGGTATATGGAGAGTATAAGGCTGATCAGCACTAACCAGCGGAATAAAGAATGTAAGTGCAGCAATATCTGGTACATGCTGCAAATATATATCGAAAACATACCGATTGGTATGTTTTAGGGGAAAAAATTATTGAAGATGGGGAGGCTGGGCAATTTTTATTAGTGGCTGGTGAAGTGGAGCAATGCTTATTAGAGGCTGGTGAGGTAACGTTTCAATTCTTATCGAAGATGGTAAGGTGGGGCATTATTATTGGAGACTGGTAAGGTTTCAATTCTTATTGAAGGCAGTAATGTGAGGCAATTATTACTGGAGGCTGGTAAGGTTTCAATTCTTATCGAAGGGGGTAAGGTGGGATTCAATTCTTATTGAAGGCGGTAATGTGGGGCAATTCTTACTGGAGGCTGTAAGGTTTCAATTCTTATCGAAGGCGATAAGGTGTGGTTCAATTCTTACTGGAGACTTGTAAGGTGCCGTTTCTTATTGGAGGCCCGTGAGGTAACGTTTCAACTCTTTCAGGTACACTGTGTAGCTATCCTTCCCGTATAGCTTTCCGAGATTCCGGATACCACCGTAGCCGGACATAATGAAGAACGCTGTTTGCGTAGCGTTCACGTCTTTCCTTATTTTACCGGTAGCCTTTCCGTTCTTTATAGTCAGCTCAATAGCCTCCTGCCATTGGGTGGCCAGCTTTGAAAGTGCTTTATTGAAAGTGCTGTTCAGGGGAGACATTTCTTCTATCAGGTTAATTGCCGGGCAGCCGTACTTAGGGATCAGGTGTGGATTTTCTATCAATAGTCCTTTCATCATCTTATAAATTTCCTGCACCGGATTTTCTGCTTTAGTGAGTGGTAATACCATGGCTGCATACATGGCCGGGTGCATCACCTCCTGGATCATGGCCAGTCCCATATCATCCTTATTCTTAAAATGATAAAAGAAAGCGCCTTTGGTAACTGCGGTTTTTATGAGAATATCATCTATGCTCGTGGCCTGGTAGCCGTTTGCATAGACCAGCTCAAATGCTTTTTGCAGGATTGTTAACCGGGTTGCGGCTGCTTTGGACATAAAGTACTAATTGGTATGTAATGACAAATGTATTAAAAATGAAAATAGGGATTGGCTTACAGCGTGATAAATTATATTTGTTCCAACGCCAGCTAATATGTCCAAAAGAAATAAGATCCCCCTTCATTCACTCGGGAGCAATACCTCTGGTATTGAAGTGAGGCAGTTGACAGAAGTGGGAGAAGAAGAAACATCATTCATCAATCATATACACCGGGATGATCACTATATTTTCCTTTTCCATAAGAAAGGGCATGCCCGTATGATCATAGACTTCAAAGAAGTGGAAGCCAGTGGCACAGGTGTTTTCTGCATCCTTCCGGGGCAGGTGCATTATGGTATTTCCATGAAAGATACCCTCGCCTGGTTCCTGGCGGTGGACGGGGCTTTAGTTCAGGAGCAGTTCCGTACTGTTTTTGAAGAGCGCAGCGGTCTGCTGAAGATTTCTTCGGCAACAGCAGAGCGGCTGGAGGCTTGTTTCTCTGTGCTAAAGGGACTATGCCAGGAGCCGGACCAATTGATGGTGACGCGTTCCATGACGGATGTAGTGATCGGTTTGTTTGCAGGGATCTTTTCCGCCACGGAGGAAAGCAGGAATGATGCACATTCCAGGACAACCATTATCACCCGTCAGTTTAAAAGCCTGCTGAAAGGCGGCTTCAGAGAAATGAAACGCCCTTCCGCTTACGCGGAAGCATTGAATATCTCTCCCTCTTATTTAAATGAAGCCGTGAAGTTAACTACGGGTCTTCCCGTGAGCCACTGGATCCAGGAAGAAGTAATGATGGAGGCAAAACGCTTGTTGTTCTATACAGACAATACCGTTAAACAGATTGCAGATGATCTGGGCTTTGAAGACCATACTTATTTCAGCAGGGTGTTCAACCGGGCGGAGGGAACGCCACCGCTGGCCTTCCGGAAGAAATACCGCAAATAATCCAATCTTTCCTTTTATTCCGCTATTGCCATGCCTTTCATTTCTCGCGTGCTTTGCAGATAAATTAGCTATATGCCAAGAATGCCTAAATGGATGGGAGATGCAGTGGAGAGCCTTATGGCGTCCAAGTTCCTGACGGTAACAGTTACGGAGGTAGAATACTTAAGCCCGGAGGTGAAAAGGGTTTGTTTTACGGGAGATCTGTCCAGGGCGGATTTTGATGCAGGTTATGCAGTAACCTTCAGGGTGAGTGCATTGGACCACAGGGACTATACACCTGGTGTATTTACAAAAGATACTTGTGAGATTATTTTTCATATCCACGGAAATGGCCCCGGAAGCGCTTTTGCAGATAGTTTGCAAGTGGGAGATACAACCAAGATGGTGATCCCCAGGGGCAGAAAGCTCTATCGCGAAGGCGTGGAGAATTTCTTCTTTGGAGATGAATCTTCTATTGGCACACTTAAAGCTATTATGCAGGAAGTACCTTGTACCGGTATTCTCGAATTGGATGAAGTTAATTTCCGTGTGCCGGAGAAACTGGGCATGCAGGTAGATGTTGTGCGTAAAGGCAGCCATTCTTTTGACTTAGTTAATGAAAAGGCTGCTTATGTACTTACAGGGAATGGGGAGTCTATACAACGGTTCCGGAAATTGTTGAAGGGAAAAGGGGTGAGCAGCAGCCAGATCATTACTAAGGCTTACTGGATACCGGGGAAGAAAGGACTGTAGGAATTTACATATCCGGAAGCGTGGGGTAGCGCCTCCGGATTGATAGTTTTATTACCAGGTGCTTTTCAGTTCATACACCGTCATCTTCTTTAACTGTGCATCGTCCCCTTTTGCAGACAGGGACAATGATTGCTTACTGGTATCAATGTTCACATTCACAGGCATGAACAGTAACCCGTCCGCCGTGAATAATTCCACTCCTATACGGTCTACATATAAGATCAGATCAAGTTTGCCATTCACCAATGGAGCGCTGGCATTTACACCATCGATCTGTAACTGTTGTTTGCTTACATCGTACACTACCGGGAGGCCATGAATATCCAGTGTTATTTCTTTGGCTTTCCCGGGTTCAATGGTTGTTCTGATCTCCAGCAATTCCGCATGGATATCGGAGAGGGGATTGGCGCCGCCTTCTTTCAATCGTGTTGGTTTCACTGTGAAGGTTTTCTCCCGGATGTTTTCCAGTTCCTTTACCGGTGTACGGGTTAATCTCAGGCCCTGTGCGGTCCGTACCAACTTTAATTCCAGGGGAATGCTCATGGCCTGGTTAAAGTTCATGTCTCCTTTATTGGTATGTGTTCTCCACCAGCCTATTTCTATGCGCCTGCTTTTTGGTTCGTTGTTGAAAGTCTGGGAAGCATAGAAGTCTCTGCCATGCTGACCATTCAGTCTTTCTATTTCCGGTTTGAAAGTGATGCCATCGAATGTGCCGATGGCGTATTCACTATTTGCTGCTATGAGGATCCATTTCTTTTCAGCGGGATTGCCTTCTACGGGTAGTTCAAAGAACTCAGGGCATTCAAAGAGATAACGGTCATTGCCGATGCCGCCGAGGATGACGCTGGATTTTGTCCAGTTTTTCAGATCGGGCGAGGTGAGGAATTGCATGCTGTGTTGTTCTTTCTCTCTTTCCACATACAATACCATTACCCATTTTTTGGTGGGCTCATGCCAGATCACTTTGGGATCGCGGTTGTCTTTATTAATGCGGTGTACCACTGTGCGGTCCAGCTTTTTGAATGTTCTGCCATCGTTGCTCCAGGCAAGGCCCTGGCCCCAGGAGCCAGCGCCGGTGAAGAACATTACCATGGCGCCTTTGCCCAGGCCGCTGGTGTTGAAGCTGTCTACAATGGCACTGCCGCTGAACATGGTACCGAATTTATCAGGGTGGAGGGCATCGCCTACTTCTTTCCAGTGCAACATGTCTTTACTCACGGCATGCCCCCAGGTCATATTTCCCCATTCCCGGCCATATGGATTGTGCTGGAAGAAGAGGTGGTATTCTCCGTTGAAATATACCATGCCGTTGGGATCATTCGTCCAGCCGCGTTTGGGGGAGAAATGAAACTGGCCGCGCAGTTTTTCTTTGTAGAGGGGGAGGGCGTTTTTGTCTTCATCACTTTGCTGTACGGTGAAATTCGCTTTCCACTTGTCTACACGGAATTCAATGTCCTGGCCTTTCCAGGCGCTGATGTCCAGGTAGGCGAGCCAGTCTGGTTCTCCTTCTGCCAGTTCTATGTTAAGGTAACGTTCCTTCTCTCCGTCTATCCAGAGTTCTACATTATGTTTGGCTGCCCCGTTCTTTACCGGTAATACCAGGTATTTTTGAGAAGCTTTGAATACAGTGCTGAATTCCTGCGCGTGTGCGGTTTGGAAAAGTGTTGAGAGGCATAATAATGCTGTCCAAAAGATCTTCATGATGTACAATTTAATAAATACCGGTGTGATGGTTTTACTTTTTTACTGATAGTAATAATGCCGGCGTGATCATTTTTTTTGCTGATATGGATAATTGCGTGATCATTCTGCTTTTTTGCTGATAGTGATTGTAATAGTACCGGCGTGATCATTTTTTATACTGATATAGATAATTGCGTGATCATTCTGTTTTTTTGCCGATAACGATTGTGATAATACCGGCGTGATCATTTTTTGCCGATAGTGGTCATCACCATCCTGCATTTTGCTGATAGAGCCCGCGGCTGTAATTGATCTGGTTTAAAGGTATTGGCAGGAATTCATCCCTGTTCTTTTTAAATAAAGCATCGTTGAGGTGGGCGGACCTTGTTTTTTCTACGGTGAAATATTTGTTGATGTATTCTGCTGCAATGCCCCAGCGTACAAGATCAAAGAAATGATAGCCTTCCGTAGCAAATTCCAGGCGGCGTTCCCAACGGAGGGCCTGCCTTGCAAAAGCCTGCGTCCAGGTGCAATTAACGCCGGGCTGGTAAGTGGCTATTTTGTAATTAGCAGAAGGTGTACCATCCGGTTGTTTCAGAAGGGCAGTACTATTTCCGGAACGGGTGCGCAGATCGTTGATCAGCGATAAGGCTTCATTTTGACGGCCCAGTTCTATCAGTGCTTCTGCTTTGAATAACAATACATCCGCATAACGGATCACATCCCAGTTCTTGGAGCTGGACATGAATGGCGGGATCTTCTGGAAAGAAGGATCATCCGGTGCTACGGCTTCTTTCAGACTGGCAAATGCATCATATACTTCCGGTGCACGTGCCCATGAACGCAGGAAGATGTAATTGCTTTTGTATTTGAAAGGTTTGCCGGGAATAGCCACTGTATGGTTCAGCCGGGGATCAAAAGAACTGGTCATATAATCACCTGATGCTGCCACATCCACATTATTATACGTATCAAACATAGGCAGCCCGTTCGCATCTGTTTTGAATGCATTGATCAGATCATGACTGGGAACATGAAACCCGCAGCAGCCAAATTCTTTGTTCATCGGGTAGTTCAGTGCATGACCATAATCCAGCCTGCCCTTGGGTGTACCATCATCCTTTGAATACTGAATAGCGAATACAGACTCTTTGCTGTTCTCAAACGGTGTGAGGAAGTTGTTGCCATAGTCTGCATTCGGCATGTATTTGCCGGAGATGATGATATCATCGCAGAGTTTATTCACTTCTGTGAGCAGGGTGGTGCTGATACTGGTTACATTATTTGTTTCATCCTGTATGTAAGCCTGGTATAATAGTGTTTTAGCGAGATACGCTTTTGCAGAGAGTTGATTGGCGCGTCCTACTTC
This DNA window, taken from Chitinophaga niabensis, encodes the following:
- a CDS encoding glycosyl hydrolase; the encoded protein is MKKILIWGAALCCFINGCTNSKQVTEVQGDLAMGFMNPPDEAKPRVFWWWLEGYQTKEGVLADLVAMKEAGIKGAIIFDAGSSSYNKMEKTESGPVFLGPEWKALFHYACDVADSLNLEISLNIGSGWNDGGPWVTPELASKKLVWSDTMIQGPRKLNMQLPMPAKLDKAGYYKPIAILAVKLNENSEQIKPLENMNIKAVHSIYSIPMTKNGLGYDWNLFMKEEASPPHEANATLDNVIDVSSYVDAQGNINWDVPAGNYQIMRFGYSGTGIEVSTHSPGGGGLAIDYMSKEAMDVQYDKVVTSLIKGHKNASLKYLHDDSWELGASNWTPAFVDAFQKQNGYDIKKYLPILTGKIIESRDVSNRFLYDFRRTIADVIWENHYKRFDELAKKDGLALHSESGGPHPAPIDALKNLGLNAIPMGEFWIRAKTHRVEDFRRIFIKQPAAAAHIYGKRFVQAEGPTSIGPHWEEDFAFMKPTLDRAYCEGLNRLVIHTFTHSPKKAGIPGNEYFAGTHFNQNVTWWKQAPAFLKWNSRVSYMLSRGLFVGDVCYYYGDNVPNQVPLKHIHPELGEGYDYDVCNTEVILTRMKVADGKIVLPDGMRYEVLALPDWKVVNVDVMVKLAQLVKDGATIVGPKPLTTVGLKDRAAGEQKVKELSAALWGDINGTTITEHTYGKGKVVFGKTIRQVLQDKGKGPDFAYQSRKPGALIDYIHRTTPDAEIYYVVNRNERPEYIHTTFRVDGKVPELWNPDKGTIVPQTVYATKGKTVELPLFLDPFGSVFVVFRKNSTGDHSSIPALPMDTFDVAPSLGTPENVAVTGPWTVNFAKEWGGPESTVFNQLISWTDHTDPGIKYYSGTAVYHQTFTVSAAQLQKKVFLDLGEMYNLAEVIINGKHTGVWWTHPFRGDISAYVKEGQNTLELKVVNLWPNRIIGDNYLPADKRFTKTNVKKFDKDYPLRKSGLIGPVRLQFYAR
- a CDS encoding metallophosphoesterase family protein gives rise to the protein MQHQNRRNFLQSIALGSLALTPLNQLAAMPAPANRKTKIRFGICTDVHQDIMHDGEARLKTFIDDMKSQQVDFIIQLGDFCRPYEKNLPFMNIWNSFPGPKYHVIGNHDNDGGFTHEQVIAYWKANGAYYSFDQNGYHFVILNGNEKNPSKDRPPGYARYIGIEQQDWLEKDLATTTLPVIVCCHQGLDNDMGGIENATQIRLILERAKKVQLVFSGHHHLDYVNEINGIFYVQINSMSYQWLGDDYVRIRYAKEVDEKYPMIKYTVPYKDPIYTIAEIDHRGNFYLKGSSTSFVGPSPKELGMTKHDMPYEIVPYISERKIKLV
- a CDS encoding DUF3817 domain-containing protein, encoding MNQLLKTNIGRLRIIGFLEGISLLLLLFVAMPLKYIFHYPVATSIMGTIHGALFLLFIFNTLSVGVEQGWQFKHTTWKVLLACIIPFGTFYIDKKILRICKQ
- a CDS encoding TetR/AcrR family transcriptional regulator, with product MSKAAATRLTILQKAFELVYANGYQATSIDDILIKTAVTKGAFFYHFKNKDDMGLAMIQEVMHPAMYAAMVLPLTKAENPVQEIYKMMKGLLIENPHLIPKYGCPAINLIEEMSPLNSTFNKALSKLATQWQEAIELTIKNGKATGKIRKDVNATQTAFFIMSGYGGIRNLGKLYGKDSYTVYLKELKRYLTGLQ
- a CDS encoding AraC family transcriptional regulator translates to MSKRNKIPLHSLGSNTSGIEVRQLTEVGEEETSFINHIHRDDHYIFLFHKKGHARMIIDFKEVEASGTGVFCILPGQVHYGISMKDTLAWFLAVDGALVQEQFRTVFEERSGLLKISSATAERLEACFSVLKGLCQEPDQLMVTRSMTDVVIGLFAGIFSATEESRNDAHSRTTIITRQFKSLLKGGFREMKRPSAYAEALNISPSYLNEAVKLTTGLPVSHWIQEEVMMEAKRLLFYTDNTVKQIADDLGFEDHTYFSRVFNRAEGTPPLAFRKKYRK
- a CDS encoding siderophore-interacting protein; protein product: MPRMPKWMGDAVESLMASKFLTVTVTEVEYLSPEVKRVCFTGDLSRADFDAGYAVTFRVSALDHRDYTPGVFTKDTCEIIFHIHGNGPGSAFADSLQVGDTTKMVIPRGRKLYREGVENFFFGDESSIGTLKAIMQEVPCTGILELDEVNFRVPEKLGMQVDVVRKGSHSFDLVNEKAAYVLTGNGESIQRFRKLLKGKGVSSSQIITKAYWIPGKKGL
- a CDS encoding glycoside hydrolase family 32 protein — protein: MKIFWTALLCLSTLFQTAHAQEFSTVFKASQKYLVLPVKNGAAKHNVELWIDGEKERYLNIELAEGEPDWLAYLDISAWKGQDIEFRVDKWKANFTVQQSDEDKNALPLYKEKLRGQFHFSPKRGWTNDPNGMVYFNGEYHLFFQHNPYGREWGNMTWGHAVSKDMLHWKEVGDALHPDKFGTMFSGSAIVDSFNTSGLGKGAMVMFFTGAGSWGQGLAWSNDGRTFKKLDRTVVHRINKDNRDPKVIWHEPTKKWVMVLYVEREKEQHSMQFLTSPDLKNWTKSSVILGGIGNDRYLFECPEFFELPVEGNPAEKKWILIAANSEYAIGTFDGITFKPEIERLNGQHGRDFYASQTFNNEPKSRRIEIGWWRTHTNKGDMNFNQAMSIPLELKLVRTAQGLRLTRTPVKELENIREKTFTVKPTRLKEGGANPLSDIHAELLEIRTTIEPGKAKEITLDIHGLPVVYDVSKQQLQIDGVNASAPLVNGKLDLILYVDRIGVELFTADGLLFMPVNVNIDTSKQSLSLSAKGDDAQLKKMTVYELKSTW
- a CDS encoding RagB/SusD family nutrient uptake outer membrane protein, which encodes MKKIISLIFSVLLITASCKRILDETPQGVVSDNDLNTPENVNKLVIAAYSSLGNDHYTSPYTNLWPYGSVRGGDAYKGGDGPGDITEFHLLETFSLNRADNGLTDELWFRLYVGIARANDALRRVNAIDEAAFPDKKKRQGELRFLRGHFYFLLKILFKYVPYIDENAAKNVYDTISNKTYSNDALWTKIADDFRAAVADLPPTQPEVGRANQLSAKAYLAKTLLYQAYIQDETNNVTSISTTLLTEVNKLCDDIIISGKYMPNADYGNNFLTPFENSKESVFAIQYSKDDGTPKGRLDYGHALNYPMNKEFGCCGFHVPSHDLINAFKTDANGLPMFDTYNNVDVAASGDYMTSSFDPRLNHTVAIPGKPFKYKSNYIFLRSWARAPEVYDAFASLKEAVAPDDPSFQKIPPFMSSSKNWDVIRYADVLLFKAEALIELGRQNEALSLINDLRTRSGNSTALLKQPDGTPSANYKIATYQPGVNCTWTQAFARQALRWERRLEFATEGYHFFDLVRWGIAAEYINKYFTVEKTRSAHLNDALFKKNRDEFLPIPLNQINYSRGLYQQNAGW